Below is a genomic region from bacterium.
TTTTGCGAGTGCGCCTTCGCCAAGATTGATGAAAGTGGCCGATAGAACTTGGCAATTGTTCGTTGGTGGGTTTGGGACGATGCTGGGGCTAATTGGCGGTAAATCTTTGTAACCAGAGAGAATAAATTCCGGGAAGATTTCCTCTCATGACCACGGCCACATCGGCATTTTATGGCGCGCTGGAAAAGGGCGCGGCGGGGGAGCGGCTCTCCTTTGAGGAGGGGTGCGCGCTCCTCGAGGGGCGGGACCTGGCGGCGCTCTCGGCGGCGGCGGATGAGGTGCGCCAGCGCAAGCACCCGGAGGGGATCGTCACCTACGTCGTGGACCGGAACATCAACTACACGAACGTCTGCGATGTCTATTGCACGTTCTGCGCGTTCTACCGCCCGCCGGGCGGGCACCCGGAATCCTATATCCGCACGCGGGATGAGATCGCGGAGAAGATTGACGCGCTCTACGCCGTGGGGGGGAAGCAGG
It encodes:
- a CDS encoding dehypoxanthine futalosine cyclase encodes the protein MTTATSAFYGALEKGAAGERLSFEEGCALLEGRDLAALSAAADEVRQRKHPEGIVTYVVDRNINYTNVCDVYCTFCAFYRPPGGHPESYIRTRDEIAEKIDALYAVGGKQ